The proteins below are encoded in one region of Anaerolineae bacterium:
- a CDS encoding LuxR family transcriptional regulator encodes MSLPILATKLYIPPPRPNVVLRPRLIERLNEGLQRKLALISAPAGFGKTTLVSEWIAGCEVPAAWLSLDESDNDPTRFLAYLVAALQTIEASVGEGTLSALESPQPPPIEAVLTSLLNEIAAIPGQIILVLDDYHLIEAQPIHNALSFLLQHLPPQMHLVIATREDPHLPLARLRARGQLTELRAADLRFTPAEAAEFLNQVMGLNLSAEDIAALETRTEGWIAGLQLAALSMQGHQDTAGFIKSFTGSHHFVLDYLVEEVLHQQPESVQTFLLRTSILDRMCGPLCDAVLGKSEGGRMQDEKKTHSEPSSCILQPSSFILEYLERSNLFLVPLDNERRWYRYHHLFGGFLRQRLGQSLIPEATAEYHIRASQWYEDNSLEIEAFHHAAAANDLERAERLIERGEMTLPSRSVVTPVLDWLASLPTTVLDARPSLWVKQATLSLVAGQTTGVEEKLQAAEAAIAKSGAADGQDDKTRNLLGQIATARATLALTRYQAETIMVQAHRAMEYLRPDNLTFRFTAMWTLGFAHYLQGDRAAAIRAYTEAISIGQASGDMFSIILATSALAEVQELENQLYQAAETYRRVLQLHGDYPQPNAGEDHLGLARILYEWNDLDGAKQHGQKSLQLTRQYDSVIDRFIISEVFLARLKLTQGDVTGAAALLAEADQSVRQHNFVHRMPEVAAVQVLALLRQGNLTAAADLVEKHALPLSQARVHLAQGNPSAALAVLEPLRQQMENKGWQDELLKVMVLQAVALHAHGKQAQAAQVLGEALTLAEPGGFIRIFVDEGAPIAELLRRMKNEDRGMKEYIHKLLAAFGKQKDIHPSAPSPQPLLEPLSEREIQVLRLIAAGLTNQEIAHRLYLSLNTVKVHTRNIYGKLGVHHRASAVAQARALGILPSN; translated from the coding sequence ATGTCTCTGCCGATTTTAGCCACAAAACTCTATATTCCCCCACCTCGGCCTAACGTCGTCCTACGCCCTCGCCTGATCGAGCGGCTGAACGAAGGTCTCCAGCGCAAGCTCGCCCTCATCTCCGCCCCAGCCGGCTTTGGTAAAACCACCCTGGTCAGCGAGTGGATAGCCGGTTGCGAGGTGCCAGCCGCTTGGTTATCGCTGGACGAGAGCGACAACGACCCGACCCGCTTTCTGGCCTATCTTGTCGCCGCCTTGCAAACCATTGAGGCCAGCGTGGGAGAAGGCACGTTAAGCGCACTTGAATCCCCTCAACCGCCGCCGATTGAGGCCGTATTGACCTCTCTGCTCAACGAGATTGCCGCCATCCCCGGCCAAATAATTCTCGTTCTCGACGATTACCACCTCATTGAAGCTCAACCAATCCACAACGCTCTCAGCTTTCTGCTCCAGCACCTGCCGCCGCAGATGCATCTAGTCATTGCTACCCGCGAGGATCCACATCTACCTCTGGCCCGTCTGCGCGCCCGGGGCCAATTGACCGAGCTGCGCGCCGCCGACCTGCGTTTTACCCCCGCCGAAGCCGCCGAGTTTCTCAACCAGGTGATGGGCCTGAACCTCTCGGCGGAGGACATTGCCGCCCTGGAAACCCGCACCGAGGGCTGGATTGCCGGCCTGCAATTGGCCGCCCTCTCGATGCAAGGGCATCAAGATACCGCCGGTTTTATCAAATCGTTCACCGGCAGCCACCATTTTGTGCTGGACTATTTGGTTGAAGAAGTTCTGCACCAGCAGCCGGAAAGTGTCCAGACGTTTTTGCTGCGTACGTCTATCCTTGACCGGATGTGCGGCCCGCTGTGCGATGCCGTTCTGGGCAAGAGTGAAGGCGGAAGGATGCAGGATGAAAAGAAAACACATTCCGAACCTTCATCCTGCATCCTTCAGCCCTCATCCTTTATTCTTGAGTATCTTGAGCGGTCCAACCTGTTCCTTGTTCCCCTGGACAACGAGCGGCGGTGGTACCGCTATCACCATCTGTTTGGCGGTTTTTTGCGGCAGCGGCTAGGGCAGAGCCTGATACCCGAAGCAACTGCCGAATACCACATCCGCGCCAGCCAGTGGTATGAAGACAACAGCCTGGAGATTGAGGCGTTTCATCATGCGGCCGCAGCCAACGACCTTGAGCGTGCCGAGCGGTTGATTGAAAGAGGGGAAATGACCCTGCCCTCTCGCAGTGTGGTGACCCCTGTCCTGGACTGGCTGGCGTCACTGCCGACAACGGTGCTAGATGCCAGGCCCTCGTTGTGGGTGAAGCAGGCCACGTTGTCGCTGGTTGCCGGTCAAACGACCGGTGTGGAAGAGAAACTACAAGCTGCCGAGGCCGCCATTGCCAAGAGTGGCGCGGCCGATGGGCAGGATGACAAGACCAGGAATCTACTAGGACAAATTGCCACCGCACGAGCCACCTTGGCCCTTACCCGGTATCAGGCAGAAACCATCATGGTCCAAGCGCACCGTGCTATGGAGTATCTGCGCCCCGACAATTTGACTTTCCGCTTTACGGCTATGTGGACGCTGGGTTTTGCCCACTATCTCCAGGGAGATCGTGCCGCAGCCATCCGGGCCTATACTGAGGCTATATCTATCGGCCAGGCGTCCGGCGATATGTTTTCCATCATATTGGCTACAAGCGCCCTGGCTGAAGTACAGGAATTAGAAAACCAGCTCTATCAGGCAGCCGAGACCTACCGACGTGTTCTGCAACTTCATGGTGATTATCCACAGCCGAATGCCGGTGAAGATCATCTTGGCCTGGCGCGTATCCTCTACGAGTGGAACGACCTGGATGGGGCAAAACAACACGGACAAAAGAGCCTCCAATTGACGCGGCAGTATGATAGCGTAATTGATAGATTCATTATCAGCGAGGTGTTTCTCGCCCGCCTGAAACTGACCCAAGGAGATGTGACCGGCGCGGCCGCCCTGTTAGCCGAGGCTGACCAGTCCGTGCGCCAGCACAACTTTGTACATCGCATGCCCGAGGTCGCCGCCGTGCAGGTTCTCGCGTTGCTTCGCCAGGGCAATCTGACAGCGGCGGCTGATCTGGTTGAGAAGCACGCACTTCCCCTCAGCCAGGCACGGGTACACCTAGCCCAGGGCAATCCTTCCGCGGCCTTGGCAGTGCTGGAGCCATTGCGCCAACAGATGGAGAACAAGGGTTGGCAGGACGAACTGCTCAAGGTGATGGTTCTCCAGGCGGTCGCTCTGCACGCACACGGTAAACAGGCCCAAGCGGCGCAAGTGTTGGGTGAGGCGCTAACGCTGGCCGAGCCGGGTGGCTTTATCCGCATCTTTGTGGATGAAGGCGCGCCGATAGCAGAGCTGTTAAGAAGGATGAAAAACGAAGACCGAGGGATGAAGGAGTATATTCATAAATTGCTGGCTGCCTTTGGCAAGCAAAAAGATATTCATCCTTCAGCCCCCAGCCCTCAACCTTTGCTGGAGCCTCTCAGTGAGCGCGAAATCCAAGTGCTCCGGCTTATCGCCGCGGGGCTGACCAACCAGGAAATCGCTCACAGGCTTTACCTCTCGCTGAACACAGTTAAGGTTCACACCCGTAACATCTATGGTAAACTCGGCGTCCACCACCGGGCGAGCGCGGTGGCCCAGGCCAGGGCTTTGGGCATCTTGCCTTCCAACTGA